A stretch of Syntrophus gentianae DNA encodes these proteins:
- the tssK gene encoding type VI secretion system baseplate subunit TssK — MDDKLARVSWKMGQTLLPEHLTAMEDFLLADTVLRFRVQGLPAYGIGKLILNETLLSEGIFSVQEMTLVLSSGLLLSVPGNVRLSPFNLNLPGTIKVAVYLHLLEESPAADSSPEGWGDEVEEKIPRLMHRMALSSEQDYANAIETLKLAEFQKSPQGVWQISRDYVPPLLQMGTSPFLRSEIDALAEALALFQYNLYMDAVSYLSGDSLSSVKQCLKSVFRTQRLLANLVSQVHLHPFYLCEELLTLYTEVCFYRNTTPENITSAYNHDQLAFLHTLIDLISKQMQMVRSLPPYLPFELSDNIYRVKLPDEIRQATNVYLLAQKDRVISRLSLEDVKLASLSRLPVVHKMALQGVPFKRVEHPSFQHAFGAEVEFYLIKEGEEWDHALTEMMVAFYNRPELKDTAFYIFWRIE; from the coding sequence ATGGATGATAAACTCGCCCGGGTTTCCTGGAAAATGGGGCAGACCCTTCTGCCGGAACACCTCACGGCAATGGAGGATTTTCTGCTGGCAGATACCGTCCTGCGGTTTCGCGTGCAGGGACTGCCTGCTTACGGGATCGGGAAACTGATCTTGAATGAAACGCTTTTAAGCGAGGGGATTTTTTCCGTCCAGGAAATGACCCTCGTTTTGTCTTCCGGATTGCTGTTGAGCGTGCCCGGCAACGTCAGGCTCTCTCCTTTCAACCTGAATCTTCCCGGAACGATCAAGGTCGCCGTCTACCTCCATCTCCTCGAGGAATCTCCTGCCGCCGACAGCAGCCCGGAGGGTTGGGGCGACGAGGTTGAGGAAAAAATTCCGCGGCTCATGCATCGAATGGCGCTCTCTTCGGAGCAGGACTACGCAAACGCCATTGAAACACTGAAGCTGGCGGAATTCCAGAAAAGTCCCCAGGGCGTCTGGCAGATTTCAAGGGATTATGTCCCTCCCCTGCTGCAGATGGGGACTTCCCCTTTTCTGCGGAGTGAAATTGACGCCCTCGCTGAGGCCCTGGCTCTTTTTCAATACAATCTCTACATGGATGCCGTCTCCTACCTGAGCGGCGACAGCCTCTCCAGCGTCAAGCAATGCCTGAAAAGCGTCTTTCGCACCCAGAGGCTGCTGGCGAATCTCGTTTCCCAGGTCCATCTTCATCCTTTCTACCTCTGCGAAGAACTGTTGACCCTTTATACGGAAGTCTGTTTTTACAGGAATACGACCCCGGAAAACATCACGTCCGCGTACAACCATGATCAGCTTGCCTTTCTCCATACGCTCATCGATCTGATCAGCAAACAGATGCAGATGGTCAGGAGCCTGCCGCCATACCTGCCCTTTGAGCTGAGCGACAATATTTACAGGGTCAAGCTGCCGGACGAGATTCGCCAGGCCACGAATGTGTACCTCCTGGCGCAGAAAGACCGGGTCATCAGCCGGCTTTCTCTGGAGGATGTCAAACTGGCCAGTCTGTCCCGGCTGCCCGTCGTCCACAAGATGGCCCTGCAGGGCGTCCCGTTTAAACGCGTGGAACATCCCTCTTTTCAGCATGCCTTCGGAGCAGAGGTTGAATTCTATCTGATCAAGGAGGGAGAAGAATGGGACCATGCGCTCACGGAGATGATGGTCGCCTTTTACAACAGGCCCGAACTGAAGGATACAGCCTTTTATATCTTCTGGCGGATCGAATAA
- the tssE gene encoding type VI secretion system baseplate subunit TssE produces MTLFSKFGDRSSAAVKKSDIEDIIENLNDVLNTKKGYGSFLPDFGIRDMNEYSSRDQLAAVIMEEVKYNIEHYEPRLQLMKISIEENQDPFRISFKIECRVRDTQKALFMEFNSVYNDFHIKNS; encoded by the coding sequence ATGACTCTTTTCAGCAAATTCGGCGACCGTTCCTCCGCCGCGGTTAAAAAAAGTGATATTGAGGATATCATTGAGAATCTGAACGATGTGCTCAATACCAAGAAGGGCTACGGCAGCTTCCTTCCTGATTTCGGGATCCGGGACATGAACGAGTACAGTTCCCGCGATCAACTGGCTGCGGTTATCATGGAGGAGGTAAAATACAATATCGAGCATTACGAACCGAGACTGCAGCTGATGAAGATCTCCATCGAAGAAAATCAGGATCCTTTCCGCATTTCCTTTAAAATTGAATGCCGGGTAAGGGATACTCAGAAGGCATTGTTCATGGAGTTCAACTCCGTGTATAATGACTTTCATATCAAGAATTCATGA